Proteins encoded within one genomic window of Festucalex cinctus isolate MCC-2025b chromosome 18, RoL_Fcin_1.0, whole genome shotgun sequence:
- the slc25a14 gene encoding brain mitochondrial carrier protein 1 isoform X2, which produces MANLNWKPFIYGGMASIVAEFGTFPIDLTKTRLQVQGQSQYTEVRYRGMFHALFRIGKEEGIRALYSGISPALLRQASYGTIKIGTYNSLKRLFVSHPEDETMVINVFCGVVSGVLSSSLANPTDVLKIRMQAQGSLLQGSMMSNFINIYQTEGTKGLWRGVIPTAQRAAIVVGVELPVYDITKKHLLRSGVMGDTILTHFISSFTCGLAGALASNPVDVVRTRMMNQRVLSGAPMYKGTLDGVMQTWRNEGFFALYKGFWPNWLRLGPWNIIFFITFEQLKKLPL; this is translated from the exons GCACCTTCCCCATCGATCTGACAAAGACTCGGCTCCAGGTGCAGGGTCAGTCCCAGTACACGGAAGTGCGCTACCGAGGCATGTTCCACGCTCTGTTCAGGATCGGCAAGGAGGAGGGCATCCGGGCGCTCTACTCAGG GATCTCGCCTGCGCTCTTGAGACAAGCGTCTTACGGGACCATCAAGATCGGAACCTATAACTCCCTGAAGAGGCTTTTTGTCAGTCACCCAGAAG ACGAGACCATGGTCATCAACGTCTTCTGCGGAGTGGTCTCCGGCGTACTGTCGTCCTCCCTGGCCAATCCCACTGACGTCCTCAAG ATCCGAATGCAGGCGCAGGGCAGTCTGCTGCAAGGCAGCATGATGTCCAACTTCATCAACATCTACCAGACGGAGGGGACCAAAGGCCTGTggcga GGCGTCATTCCCACGGCGCAGCGAGCCGCCATCGTCGTCGGCGTTGAGCTTCCCGTCTACGACATCACAAAGAAGCACCTCCTCCGATCCGGCGTCATGGGCGACACCATTTTGACGCATTTCAT TTCAAGTTTCACGTGCGGCCTGGCGGGGGCGCTGGCCTCCAACCCCGTGGACGTGGTGCGCACGCGCATGATGAACCAGCGGGTACTGTCGGGGGCACCCATGTACAAAGGCACACTGGACGGCGTGATGCAGACGTGGCGGAACGAGGGCTTCTTCGCGCTCTATAAAGGATTCTGGCCCAATTGGCTGCGGCTGGGGCCTTGGAACATTATC TTCTTCATCACCTTCGAGCAGCTGAAGAAGCTCCCGTTGTAA